The following proteins come from a genomic window of Mariniflexile sp. TRM1-10:
- a CDS encoding alpha-glucuronidase family glycosyl hydrolase, with the protein MLKKYGLILVLQFLVCFKSYSNNGYRLWLQYSYIENEQIRSNYQSTIKRIIPLGDSETINVGLKELELGLNGMLGSGFLADTENMVANSLMFGSRTSLNEDIIRQLGNAFNEINNEGFIIKTILIKGKNHIVITGKTDVGVLYGVYNFLQLLQTNKSIEKLNIIDSPKLKIRVLNHWDNLDRTVERGYAGSSIWDWHRLPDYIDQRYIDYARANASIGINGTVLNNVNANALILAPKYLEKVEALATVFRPYGIKVYLTARFSAPIEIGGLETADPYDPEVIKWWSDKTKEIYNRIPDFGGFLVKANSEGQPGPQNYDRNHVDGANMLAGALEPFGGIVMWRAFVYSEHDTTDRAKQAFSEFVPYDGQFKDNVLIQVKNGAIDFQPREPFHPMFGAMPKTPLMMEFQITQEYLGFSTHSIFLPKLFEEVLKADTYREGKGSTVAKDIDGSLHNKKLTGIAGVSNIGNAINWTGNTMLQANWYGFGRLAWNPYLTSEEIAEEWLRLTFSNNDNFVKPVKNMMLNSREAVVNYMTPLGLHHIMDTGHHYGPGPWVSNLSRPEWNPVYYHKADSLGIGFDRTPTGSHATAQYAPEVASRFNNIETCPEEYLLWFHHVPWDYKLKNGETLWDGMALKYQEGVNEVAAMINTWEDMEPYVDEERFNEVKMLLHIQYKEAKWWRDACLLYFQQFSGKELPQGVEKPTKTLDYFQSLKFPFAPGN; encoded by the coding sequence ATGTTAAAGAAGTATGGTTTAATATTGGTGTTGCAATTTCTGGTTTGTTTTAAATCTTATTCGAACAATGGATATAGGTTATGGTTGCAATACAGTTATATTGAAAATGAACAAATACGATCAAATTATCAATCAACTATTAAAAGAATAATTCCTTTAGGAGATTCTGAAACAATAAATGTAGGGCTAAAAGAACTTGAGTTGGGACTGAATGGCATGCTTGGTTCTGGATTTTTAGCAGATACAGAAAATATGGTAGCTAATTCCTTGATGTTTGGATCTAGAACATCTTTAAATGAAGATATTATACGCCAATTGGGAAATGCTTTTAACGAAATAAATAATGAAGGTTTCATAATTAAAACCATTTTAATTAAAGGTAAAAACCATATTGTTATTACCGGAAAAACGGATGTTGGTGTACTGTATGGTGTTTATAATTTTTTACAATTGCTGCAAACCAATAAATCCATAGAAAAGTTAAACATTATCGATTCGCCAAAACTAAAAATTCGTGTACTAAACCATTGGGATAACTTGGACAGAACTGTAGAAAGAGGTTATGCAGGTTCCTCCATTTGGGATTGGCATCGTTTACCGGATTATATAGACCAACGTTATATAGATTATGCCCGAGCCAATGCATCCATAGGGATTAATGGGACTGTTTTAAACAATGTTAACGCCAATGCCCTTATTTTAGCGCCAAAATATTTAGAAAAAGTAGAAGCATTAGCGACTGTTTTTAGACCTTACGGAATAAAAGTATATCTAACAGCACGTTTTTCGGCACCTATTGAAATTGGTGGATTAGAAACAGCCGATCCTTATGACCCAGAAGTCATTAAATGGTGGAGCGATAAAACCAAGGAAATTTACAATCGAATTCCTGATTTTGGAGGTTTTTTGGTTAAAGCAAATTCCGAAGGGCAACCAGGGCCACAAAATTACGATAGAAACCATGTTGATGGTGCCAATATGCTAGCAGGTGCGTTGGAACCATTTGGAGGTATTGTCATGTGGCGTGCCTTTGTGTATTCTGAACATGATACTACAGACAGGGCTAAACAGGCTTTTTCTGAATTTGTGCCTTATGATGGACAATTTAAAGATAATGTGCTTATTCAAGTTAAAAACGGCGCGATAGATTTTCAACCTCGCGAACCATTTCATCCTATGTTTGGAGCCATGCCTAAAACACCATTAATGATGGAGTTTCAGATTACCCAAGAATATTTAGGCTTTAGTACCCATTCTATATTTCTACCAAAATTATTTGAAGAAGTTTTAAAAGCAGATACCTATAGAGAAGGCAAAGGATCTACAGTTGCCAAGGATATTGATGGATCGCTTCATAACAAAAAACTAACCGGCATTGCTGGGGTTAGCAATATTGGTAATGCTATTAATTGGACAGGGAATACCATGCTTCAGGCCAATTGGTATGGCTTTGGAAGACTTGCCTGGAATCCTTATTTAACTTCAGAAGAGATAGCCGAGGAATGGTTGCGATTAACATTTTCTAACAACGATAATTTTGTAAAGCCCGTTAAAAATATGATGCTAAATTCTAGAGAAGCCGTAGTGAATTACATGACGCCTTTGGGCTTGCACCATATTATGGATACAGGACATCATTACGGTCCTGGGCCTTGGGTATCAAATCTTTCGCGCCCCGAATGGAATCCTGTATATTATCATAAAGCGGATTCTTTAGGAATTGGTTTTGATCGCACACCTACAGGAAGTCATGCAACCGCACAATATGCACCTGAAGTGGCTTCAAGATTCAATAATATTGAAACCTGTCCGGAAGAATATTTACTATGGTTCCATCATGTGCCATGGGATTATAAATTAAAAAATGGAGAAACACTTTGGGATGGTATGGCATTAAAATATCAAGAAGGTGTTAATGAAGTAGCAGCCATGATAAACACTTGGGAAGATATGGAACCCTATGTTGATGAAGAACGATTTAATGAAGTTAAAATGCTGTTACATATTC